A stretch of DNA from Bacillus sp. Marseille-Q1617:
ATACATGGCTGGAAGGACCGATGAAGCATGCACTCAAAGGTCTTGCGATCACGATGTTCAAAGGAAAAAAATGGTCCGGGCTGCCGCTTGTAAGCATGGCGATTGGTGCCGGTGTGAATTATCAGCTCTCACGTAAAATCACTGATTTTGCAGAAAAGTATTATCAATATCGTTATCTGCGGTTGAAGAAGAACCAATAAACGAAGGAAAGCGAAGGACCTTTAAGGGCTCCTTCGCTTTTTTGAATCCAAGAAGAACGTCTATTGAATTTCCGGGGTGGTACGATACCATATCCACAAGTCATTAATCTGCGAGGCTCTCTCTGATATCTCGCTGTTCAGTCTGCATGATTCTTCAAAGTCCTCTTCTTGGCCAAGAGAGGACTGCAGCTCTTCAATTTCCTCTTCAATTTCCCCGATACGTTCAGGAATAGTTCCTCTCACCCTTTCCCACTCGAGGAGAATGGCTTCCTGAATGTGAGGGGGATAGCCGGACCATTCTTCCGACAAACAGGGCATATGTATTTTTAAACGCTGGTCGTAAGTGAAATATTTTTTCATAGTGCACATATAAACGTTAAGTTCTCCTTTTTCAGGTTGTATCCACACCATAAATCCTACAATATAATCCCGCTGAAATCCATTCATCCCAACACTTCCAGTGTCGCCACATAAAATATTTATACAAATTAATGAATAAGTATTGATAAACTCAAGATAAGTTGTTAATATAAATTCATTCAAAAGAATAATTATTCATTTAAACATTTTTAATCGTTTCGATTTATATAAAACAACAACTGGAGGGAATACGATTGAATAAAAAAGTGGTTTTGGCCTATTCAGGTGGACTAGATACGTCAGTGGCAGTGCAATGGTTAAAGGAAAAAGGATATGAAGTCATCGCCTGCTGCTTAGATGTCGGTGAAGGAAAGGACTTGGATTTTGTAAAAGAAAAAGCGCTGACGGTCGGTGCGTCAAAAAGCTATGTCATCGATGCAAAAGAAGAATTCGCGAAGGACTATGCACTCCTTGCTTTACAAAGCCATGCTTTATATGAAGGGAAATATCCGTTGGTTTCAGCTCTTTCAAGACCATTGATTGCCAGTAAGCTTGTCGAGGTGGCTGAAAAAGAAGGAGCATCGGCAGTGGCGCATGGCTGTACAGGGAAAGGAAATGATCAGGTTCGTTTTGAAGTTTCCATTCAGGCTTTAAATCCGGATCTTGAAGTCATTGCCCCAGTGCGTGAGTGGAAATGGTCGCGTGAGGAAGAAATAGAGTATGCAAAAGAGAAAGGCATCCCAATCCCGATCAACCTTGATTCACCGTATTCCATCGACCAGAACTTATGGGGAAGAAGCAACGAATGCGGGGTATTGGAAAACCCTTGGACGGCTCCACCAGAAGATGCATATGATCTCACATGCAGCATAGAACACGCCCCGGACACAGCAGATATGGTGGAAATCACATTTGAACATGGGGTACCGGTAGAGTTAAACGGCCAGGCATATCCGTTGGATCAATTGATTTCAGAGTTGAACATCATCGCTGGAAAACACGGGGTAGGGCGCATCGATCACGTTGAAAACCGTCTGATCGGCATCAAGTCCCGTGAAGTGTACGAGTGCCCGGGTGCAGTCACGTTGTTAAAAGCACATAAAGAACTCGAAGATCTTACGCTGGTGAAGGAACTAGCGCACTATAAACCGGTCATCGAGAAGAAAATGACAGAATTAATTTATGAAGGCTTATGGTTCTCCCCATTAAATAAAGCATTAAAAGCATTTCTTGACCAAACTCAAGTGTATGTCAATGGGGTCGTGCGCGTGAAGTTATTCAAAGGTCATGCCATTGTGGAAGGACGAAAATCTCCAAACTCCCTATATGATGAAAATCTGGCTACGTATACAAAAGCCGATGAATTCGATCATGATGCTGCGATCGGTTTCATCAAGCTTTGGGGTCTGCCGACGAAGGTATCTTCTGTCATCAATAATGAGAAAAAGGAGAAAGTGACTTTATGAGTAAGCTTTGGGGCGGAAGATTCACGAAAAAGCCTGAAGAATGGGTGGATGAGTTCAACGCATCCATCTCATTCGACCAGGAATTGGTCTTTGAAGACATCGAAGGCAGCATCGCCCATGTGACCATGCTGAAAAAATGCAGCATCCTTTCTGAAAATGAAGCCGATCAAATTCTTCAAGGTCTTCAAACGCTGTACGAAAAGGCTGTTAAGCAGGAGCTCGATTTCTCTGTGGAGTATGAAGATATCCATTTGAATCTTGAGAAGCTATTGATCGACGAAATCGGTGAAGTGGGAGGTAAGCTTCACACAGGAAGAAGCCGGAATGACCAGATTGCCACGGATATGCATTTGTTTTTAAAGCGCAGAGTAAAGGAAATCATTGAACTGATCAATGATCTGCAGGAAGGGATTGTTCTTCAATCCGGGGAAAACGTTGAAACGATCATTCCCGGTTATACCCACCTGCAGCGTGCGCAGCCAATTTCTTTTGCTCATCACCTAATGTGTTATTTCTGGATGCTGCAGCGAGATAAAGAGCGATTAACTGATTCACTCAAGCGAATCGATATTTCGCCGCTAGGGGCCGGTGCACTTGCAGGTACGACATTCCCGATCGACAGAGCGTATTCAGCGGAGCAGCTCGGTTTCGATTCCTATTACGAAAACAGTCTCGATGCCGTCAGCGACCGCGATTTCATCGTGGAGTTCTTAAGCAACAGCTCCCTCTTGATGACACACCTTTCCCGGCTGGCTGAAGAGTTCATCCTCTGGTCGACGGAAGAATTTCAATTCATCGAGCTGGATGACAGTTTTACGACTGGAAGCAGCATCATGCCCCAAAAGAAAAATCCTGACATGGCTGAACTGGTCAGGGGGAAAACGGGAAGAGTGAACGGAAATCTCGTCTCGCTGCTTACAGTGTTAAAAGGCCTCCCGCTTGCGTATAACAAAGACATGCAGGAAGACAAAGAAGGCATGTTCGACACGGTCAAAACAGTCGTCGGTTCCTTGAAGATCTTTAATGGAATGGTCCGTACGATGACGGTCAAACAGCAGAGAATGAAAGAAGCCGTTTCGAATGATTTTTCAAATGCAACCGAGCTTGCTGATTATCTGGCAGCTAAAGGGGTCCCTTTCAGACAGGCTCACGAGATTGTCGGCAAGCTGGTCCTGCATTGTATCGAGGAAGGGTACTACCTGAAGGATGTTTCACTGGCGCAGTATCAGCAATATTCAAATCTTATCGAGGAGGATATCTATTCAATCTTAACGCCTTATGCCGCGGTGGAAAGAAGAGATTCTTACGGCGGGACGGGGTTTGAACAAGTGAAAATCCAAATTGAAAAAGGCAAATCTCTTTTAAAAGCTGATGAAAAGGTAAAAAGCCAATAAAGAAAGAGAGGCAGGATCTCCCGATTCCTGCCTCTCTTCATTTTCTATGGTAATAGTACTTCTTATTCTTCTTTGTCTTCTGTCCGTACAACAAGGACATCACAGTGCGCAGCACGGGTAATGTGTTCTGATACGCTTCCGATCAGAAAGCGTTCAACGGCATTCAGGCCGGTTGCCCCGCATATGATCAGGTCTGCTTTAATGTTCTTGTTCGCTTCTCTGGGGATGATAACCTTTGGAGAACCATATTCAACATACGTTTTTACCTTTGTCACTCCTGCTTCGGCAGCTTCTGCTTTATATTCCTGCAGAAGTTCTTCAGCATAACGGATGGCTCTTTCGCCTACCGTGCGATCATAGGACTCAATCGCTGCAAAAGAACGGGTATCGATAACATGGATCAAGGAAAGTGTTGCATCATTACGCTTTGCGATGGCAATCGCTTTTTGAAAAGCCCATTCTGCTTCTTTAGATCCATCCACGGCTACTAATATGTTCTGATATTTTAAACTCATTGTTATCCCCTCCTTACCTTTATCATACTACATTTTTCCACTAATAGCTTGTGGCAGATAATCGAACAATATAGAAGAAAAAATCTCATAATAAGGGGGATGCCTCATGAAGAAAAAGAATCCGCAGGAACAGTATACGTACGACGAACAGGGAAGCGAGCAAGTAAGCCAGCAAATCATGAATTCATATACCAGTGGTGTCATCGATACAGAGAATGGACATTACAACACGTATGAAGATCACGGGGAAGAGCAGAATCAGTAATCGCTTGAAAAGGGCTGATCCATATAAATGGATCAGCCTTTTCCTATCCCAGCTTATTTTCAAGAGAAGGAGAGTGTCCATCAGCATACGAACGCTTCTTCACTATTGTATAAACAGCTGAGGTCAAAATGAAGGACAGAAAGCCGGGTGAATAGGTTTCCGGGATGAGAATATAGGTGATCATGCCGATTACAAGCACCCAGGAAGCTTCTTTGTTAAGGGTCGATGTCCCATTCAGAAGCTGAAGCAGGGAGCTCTCGGTTAATTTACCTTTTTTAACGAGCAGGTAATCAGCTGTGACAATCGCCGAAATGGGAATGATCAGAATGCCAAGGAATGATACGTAACCTTGTGCATTGACAACGAGCGATGGGATACAGCTTAATAGGATGCCTGCTGCTCCAAAGGCAGCAGCACATTGAATACGTGACAATCTTGGCAGTGCATTCAGTAAGCTGTAGCCCCCTGTATAAGCATTGCTGAGGTTGATGGAAATCATGGAAACCATCGCACATAAGATAATGATGATTAAAAGAACAGAAGAAGAGGTGAGCTCACTTGCCACGACGAATGGGTTCAGGTCTCCAAACAAGCTTGCGCTTAAACCGCCTAATAAAGCGGTCATCATGAAACCGACGACATTTCCTCCATACAGTCCCCAAAATCCGTGGGAACTGCTTTTACTGTAGCGTGTGATATCCGCAGATGCACTGACACCGGATACATACTGAACGAACACTAAACTGGAATAAAAAAAGAATGCAGCAGCCCCGGAAGCTTTTGTTCCTTGTGTTAAAGAAGACAGCGTTCCCGGTGACAGCCCTTTCGTTATAAATAAATAAAGGATGACCAACTGACCGAGTACAAGGACCGGTATGAAATATTTCGTTGCTTTTTTCACCGCTTGGAATCCGACTAAGGCGAGCAGCGTCATGATGAGCGCCAGACCTGCTGCAATGGGGATGAAAGGCAGTGACACACCCGAAACCTTTTCAACGATTGACAAAAAGACATATGTACCGCCGATCGTCTGCACACTGAACCAGTAAAGGGAGGTCAATGACCGGATCGGGGAAGCGATACGCATGGAAAGTTTTGTACCGAGAAGGGTCCTGAGTACATATTGTGCGGGCAGTCCATATCTGGAACCCGGGAGTGACAGAAAAGATACAAACAGAAATGCGGCAAGCGCCCCTAATACTGTACACGTGAATGCGGCTGCAAAAGAAAGGCCGCCTTCGAGTACAGCCAAAGCGGGTATCAGGAAGTTGCCGGCATTGACCGAAAAGGCAAGCTGAATGATGAAATACTCTTTCCATGTCGTTGTTTTTTGATCTGCTGGAACCGGCTCCAGACCAAGCCGTTCAATCACTGGTTGTTTTGTCATTTTGTTCTCCTTTGTACATTTATAGCATGAATTCTTATTGCTCTGTTAGAGTATATTGTTGTTTTAGCAGGTTCAGCTGTTGATTGGAGGGCAAGACGAAGACTCCTGCGGGAGAAATGGCCAATAAGAAAAGCGAAAGGGCTTTGTTCAGAGGCGGGTGGCATAAGACGAATCGGCCTGGAAGGCGGTCTTTGCCTACTTGGTCGGTTTGGCTTATGACATGGGCCTCTAAGCCCTGCAGCTGGACAAGTGAGACCCCGCAGGCAAAGCCGAGGAGGCACACGGGTCACCCGCGGAAAGCGAAGTCTTGCAAGGAAATCAACAGCGTTGTGTAACAAAGTATATTTTATAGAATTTTTGCAAAAAAGCGAAGAAATAAACATTAATAATTTTAGTGGAAAGTAGAGATATTTTATTATTTATTTGTTAAAATGTAAGTGCTTACAGAGAGACGAAATTCTCTTAGCTATTATATATGGAAAATGTTATATTTATGAAGTGATGCTCTGAAGGAGCAATAGTGGAATTAGGAGGTAGGCATATATGCGTATTGGTGTGCCAATGGAAATTAAGAATAATGAAAACCGTGTAGCGATGACTCCCGCTGGTGTCGTGAACCTTGTTCAATTTGGACATGAGGTTTATATCGAGTCCGGAGCAGGGATGGGATCGGGTTTTACAGATGAAGATTATACTGCAGCAGGCGGACATATTGTAAGTACTGCTTCAGAAGCATGGTCGATGGATATGGTCATGAAAGTAAAAGAACCACTTCCAAGCGAATATTCTTATTTCCGCGAAGGGCTGATTTTATTTACATATTTACACCTTGCACCAGAACCGGAACTTACAAAGGCTCTTATCGATAACAAAGTAGTAGCGATTGCTTACGAAACGGTCGAAGTGAATCGTGCGCTTCCACTGCTGACTCCGATGAGTGAAGTGGCAGGACGCATGGCGACTCAAATCGGTGCCCAATTCCTTGAAAAGATACATGGAGGTAAAGGAGTGCTTCTATCAGGAGTCCCGGGTGTGCGCCGCAGTAAAGTAACAATCATCGGCGGTGGGGGTGCCGGAACAAATGCAGCAAAAATGGCTGTAGGATTAGGGGCGAATGTAACCATCCTTGATCTGAACCCGGACCGTCTGCGTCAGCTTGACGATATTTTCGGCAGCGACGTGACTACGCTTATGTCCAACCCGTTAAATATCGAGCAGGCAGTAAAAGAAGCAGACCTGGTCATCGGTGCAGTTCTGATCCCTGGAGCCAAGGCGCCGAAACTTGTGACAGAAGACATGATTAAATCTATGACTCCTGGATCGGTTGTTGTGGATATCGCGATTGATCAAGGCGGTATCTTTGAAACGACAGACCGCATTACGACTCACGATGATCCAACGTATGAAAAACATGGTGTCGTTCACTATGCCGTTGCGAATATGCCGGGAGCTGTACCGCGTACTTCTACGATTGCATTGACGAACGTTACCGTGCCATATGCAATCCAAATCGCATCTAAAGGCTATAAGAAAGCATGTCTTGATAACGAAGGGCTTCTAAAAGGTATCAATACATTAAACGGATATGTAACATATCAAGCTGTTGCTGAAGCACACGGTCTTGATTACTCAGATACAAGAACACAATTAGAACAGCTTTAATACACCCAAGCCGGCCGCAGAAGAAATTTCTGGGCCGGTTTTTGTTTATTCGCTGTCAATCACCGCTGTTGATTTCCGTGCAAGACTTCGCTTTCCGCGGGTAACCCGTGAGCCAAGCCTGCGGGGTCTCACTTGTCCAGCTGCAGGGCTTAGAGGTACATGTCATAAGCCAAACCGACCAAGAAGGCAAAGACCGCCTTCCATTCCGATTCGTCTTATGCCACCCGCCTCTGAACAAAGCCCTTTCGCTTTTCTTATTGGCCACTTCTCCCGCAGGAGTCTTCGTCTTGCACTCCAATCAATAGCTAGAACGACTCAAAATCTTAAGCACAATCAGTGTTTTTATTAATGCTAAGTAACGCAAATTAGTGATTATATTAATCTTGTTTTATTGAATGGCTGTTTGCATTTAATACTATTCTTAAAACTTAGAGTGGATTGGAGCGGAAGGCACTTGACTCCGATGGGAAATAGAGGAAAAGTCAAGACCTTTCCAGCTCTGGGGCTAGCCCCTCGAGGTCATAATCTAAATGGTCCATGAAGGCATAAAACGCCTTCACAGCCCATTCATCTAATGCTTGTCGGGGCTGAGCGAGCCGCCTCCGCTTTTCTATCCACAGGCGGAACGCCGAGGAGGCTTGACTTCCTCCCCGCGGAAAGCAAGTGCCTGCAGCGGAAAGGAACGGTCAACGATATTCAAACAACAATCCATTTAGTAATTCAACTTTTAAAAACTAAAAAATCGGGGTATATCAAATTATATACAATAAAAGATCATGCAGGAGGAGTTATAATGAAGATTTCTTATCATGGACATTCAGTTGTGAAAATTGAAACGAGTGGGAAGACGATTTTGATCGATCCATTCATTACCGGAAATGAACTGACAGATCTAAAGGTGGAAGACGAAAAGCCGGACGTGATCATCCTGACACATGGTCATAACGATCACGTAGGAGATACGGTGGAATTGGCAAAGAAAAATGATTCACTTGTGATCGCCAACCATGAACTCGCGACTTACCTCAGCTGGCAGCTTGTCAAGACCCACCCGATGCACATTGGCGGAGCCTATGAATTTGATTTCGGTAAAGTGAAGATGACCCAGGCATTCCACGGTTCAGGACTCATGACAGATGGAAATGAAATCGTCTATATGGGCATGCCGGCAGGCCTTCTTTTATTCATCGAAGGAAAAACGATCTATCATGCAGGAGATACAGGACTGTTTTCAGATATGAAACTGATCGGTGAACGTCATCCGATCGACCTGGCATTCCTGCCGATAGGAGATAACTTTACGATGGGTCCTGAGGATGCTGCAGAAGCGGCACGCTTCCTGAAACCGAAGAAGGTCGTCCCGATTCACTATAATACCTTCCCTCCTATCAAGCAGGATCCGCATCAATTTGTCGAGATGCTGGATGGCAGTGAGGGACAGGTCATGTCGGCAGGGGACACAATCGAATATTGATGGCAGGAGAGAGTGATGTATAGCAGTTGGATGTGACCTATGCGTCACTCTCTTTTTAGTTTTCACACAATATCCTGTCCCTCTCTGCATATATATGAAACATGCTTAGAGAGGAGGAATAATGTGAAAAAACAACGTTATATTCTATGCCTGTTATTGACGGGGGCCTTACTGTATTATGCAGCTCCGCGATTATCGATCGAAGCCGGGGGGCTCGAGGGGGCGTTTGCCATCGGATGGCTTGTCCTGGCCACATTTGTAATTGCCGGCAACCTTGCAGCCCTGCTTTTCAGCCCGGCCAATGGATCTAAAGGTATTAAAGGTAAAGGAAAGGCTTTTACGGTACGAAAAAAGAAGCTGCGATCCCTTGGATGATGGTAAAACGGCTGAAAATCTTTTTCAAATTGTTCTAGCTGTTGATTGGAGTGGAAGACGAAGATTCCTGCGGGAAAAGCGAGTCTGGTGAGACTTGTCCAGCTCCGGCGGCTAGAGGCTCGAGACTTAAGCCATGCCATCCAAAAAGGCAAAAAGCGCCTTTATGGATGCCCTGTCTTATGCTTGTCGCCTCTGGGCGAGCCGCCTCCGCTTTTCTGACCCACAGGCGGAACGCCGAGGAGGCTCACCGGCCGCCCGCGGAAAGCAAAGTCTTCCACGGAAATCAACAGCGGTATTCAGGGGAGGCATAAAGGCTACAGCCATTAACCCCTGATAAAATTGAAACCCCAAGCTTTTCACATTATAATGATACTATTAAGCAGGACGTACAAAAGAAGGGTGAAAAGCTTGGCAACCAAACATGAACAAATTTTAGATTACATAGATTCCCTCCCTGTCGGAGAAAAAATATCGGTCCGCCAAATCGCAAAAGCACTGAGCGTCAGTGAAGGTACAGCCTATCGGGCGATAAAAGATGCGGAAATAAAAGGATATGTCAGTACGATCGAACGTGTCGGAACGATCAGGATCGAGCAGAAGAAAAAAGAAAATATCGAAAAACTGACGTATGCCGAAGTAGTAAATATCATAGATGGACAAGTTCTCGGCGGAAGAACGGGCCTCCACAAGATGCTCAATAAATTTGTCATCGGTGCGATGAAGCTTGAAGCGATGATGCGCTATACCGAAGCAGGCAATCTGCTTATCGTCGGAAACCGTACGAAAGCACATGAACATGCGTTAAGAGCGGGGGCTGCCGTTCTGATTACGGGCGGTTTTGACACCGAAGATGAAGTGAAGAAGCTGGCGGATGAACTGGAACTGCCAATCATTTCCACCTCCTATGATACCTTTACTGTTGCCGCCATGATCAACAGGGCGATTTATGACCAGCTGATCAAGAAAGAAATTGTCCTTGTAGAAGATATTCTGACGAAAGTGGACAACACGGCTTACTTACATGTAAACGATACCCTTGAAGATTGGTACGAAAAAAATCAATACACCTTCCACAGCAGGTTTCCGGTCGTCGATCAAAACCTGAAAGTGCATGGGATGGTGACGTCCAAGGATGTAATGGGGCAGGAGAAGCATATCGGTATTGACAAGATCATGACCAAACAGCCGATCACGGTCAGTGCGAAGACAAGTGTTGCCTCGGCAGCCCATATGATGATCTGGGAAGGCATCGAGGTCCTGCCGGTCGTCAATGAACAGAACAAGCTCCAGGGAATCATTTCACGTCAGGATGTCCTGAAAGCACTGCAAATGATCCAAAGGCAGCCGCAGGTGGGAGAAACGATCGATGATCTGATCAGCAACGGAGTGGAAGCGGGTGAGAAAAAAGGGGACAGGGAAATCTATCACTTTGCAGTCACCCCGCAAATGACGACAGGACTCGGAACCATGTCCTACGGGGTCTTCACCACCCTCATGACAGAAGCTGCAAACCGGGTATTGAAGCCTTATAAAAAAGGTGATCTCGTTGTCGAGAACATGACCATCTATTTCATCAAGCCGGTACAGATGGAAAGTATGCTTGAAATTCACCCGAAGGTCCTTGATGTCGGGAGAAAGTTCGGTAAAGTGGATGTTGAAGTCTATAGTGACGGGGTTCTTGTAGGTAAATCCCTCATGATCTGTCAGTTGATAGACAGGCACTAATAAAAAAAGACCGGGGTGCTGATCCCGGTCTTCATGGCATTAGTTGCCGTCCATTTCCTTGGCTTCACGTTCCGCATAGGGAAGCACATGCTTATAATATTTATAGCCTGTCCAGCCGCTTGCGAGTCCGATCAGGATGAACAGGGCCCCCACGATATATGTCACGGTCCCTGGAAATAATACAAGCTGATTGACACCGAATAAAGCGACAAACAAGCCGAGAGCCATACTTGCCTTTGCAGAAAGCCATTTTTTCTCCATCGGCCGATTGCTTCTGACTTGCTTAACTTTATAGAAAATATAAAAAGTAAAAGCTAATGTAATGAAAAAAGCGAGAAAATACATAATCCTTATCCTCC
This window harbors:
- a CDS encoding argininosuccinate synthase, which codes for MRLNKKVVLAYSGGLDTSVAVQWLKEKGYEVIACCLDVGEGKDLDFVKEKALTVGASKSYVIDAKEEFAKDYALLALQSHALYEGKYPLVSALSRPLIASKLVEVAEKEGASAVAHGCTGKGNDQVRFEVSIQALNPDLEVIAPVREWKWSREEEIEYAKEKGIPIPINLDSPYSIDQNLWGRSNECGVLENPWTAPPEDAYDLTCSIEHAPDTADMVEITFEHGVPVELNGQAYPLDQLISELNIIAGKHGVGRIDHVENRLIGIKSREVYECPGAVTLLKAHKELEDLTLVKELAHYKPVIEKKMTELIYEGLWFSPLNKALKAFLDQTQVYVNGVVRVKLFKGHAIVEGRKSPNSLYDENLATYTKADEFDHDAAIGFIKLWGLPTKVSSVINNEKKEKVTL
- the argH gene encoding argininosuccinate lyase, with protein sequence MSKLWGGRFTKKPEEWVDEFNASISFDQELVFEDIEGSIAHVTMLKKCSILSENEADQILQGLQTLYEKAVKQELDFSVEYEDIHLNLEKLLIDEIGEVGGKLHTGRSRNDQIATDMHLFLKRRVKEIIELINDLQEGIVLQSGENVETIIPGYTHLQRAQPISFAHHLMCYFWMLQRDKERLTDSLKRIDISPLGAGALAGTTFPIDRAYSAEQLGFDSYYENSLDAVSDRDFIVEFLSNSSLLMTHLSRLAEEFILWSTEEFQFIELDDSFTTGSSIMPQKKNPDMAELVRGKTGRVNGNLVSLLTVLKGLPLAYNKDMQEDKEGMFDTVKTVVGSLKIFNGMVRTMTVKQQRMKEAVSNDFSNATELADYLAAKGVPFRQAHEIVGKLVLHCIEEGYYLKDVSLAQYQQYSNLIEEDIYSILTPYAAVERRDSYGGTGFEQVKIQIEKGKSLLKADEKVKSQ
- a CDS encoding universal stress protein, translated to MSLKYQNILVAVDGSKEAEWAFQKAIAIAKRNDATLSLIHVIDTRSFAAIESYDRTVGERAIRYAEELLQEYKAEAAEAGVTKVKTYVEYGSPKVIIPREANKNIKADLIICGATGLNAVERFLIGSVSEHITRAAHCDVLVVRTEDKEE
- a CDS encoding cytosine permease; amino-acid sequence: MTKQPVIERLGLEPVPADQKTTTWKEYFIIQLAFSVNAGNFLIPALAVLEGGLSFAAAFTCTVLGALAAFLFVSFLSLPGSRYGLPAQYVLRTLLGTKLSMRIASPIRSLTSLYWFSVQTIGGTYVFLSIVEKVSGVSLPFIPIAAGLALIMTLLALVGFQAVKKATKYFIPVLVLGQLVILYLFITKGLSPGTLSSLTQGTKASGAAAFFFYSSLVFVQYVSGVSASADITRYSKSSSHGFWGLYGGNVVGFMMTALLGGLSASLFGDLNPFVVASELTSSSVLLIIIILCAMVSMISINLSNAYTGGYSLLNALPRLSRIQCAAAFGAAGILLSCIPSLVVNAQGYVSFLGILIIPISAIVTADYLLVKKGKLTESSLLQLLNGTSTLNKEASWVLVIGMITYILIPETYSPGFLSFILTSAVYTIVKKRSYADGHSPSLENKLG
- the ald gene encoding alanine dehydrogenase; translation: MRIGVPMEIKNNENRVAMTPAGVVNLVQFGHEVYIESGAGMGSGFTDEDYTAAGGHIVSTASEAWSMDMVMKVKEPLPSEYSYFREGLILFTYLHLAPEPELTKALIDNKVVAIAYETVEVNRALPLLTPMSEVAGRMATQIGAQFLEKIHGGKGVLLSGVPGVRRSKVTIIGGGGAGTNAAKMAVGLGANVTILDLNPDRLRQLDDIFGSDVTTLMSNPLNIEQAVKEADLVIGAVLIPGAKAPKLVTEDMIKSMTPGSVVVDIAIDQGGIFETTDRITTHDDPTYEKHGVVHYAVANMPGAVPRTSTIALTNVTVPYAIQIASKGYKKACLDNEGLLKGINTLNGYVTYQAVAEAHGLDYSDTRTQLEQL
- a CDS encoding metal-dependent hydrolase, with product MKISYHGHSVVKIETSGKTILIDPFITGNELTDLKVEDEKPDVIILTHGHNDHVGDTVELAKKNDSLVIANHELATYLSWQLVKTHPMHIGGAYEFDFGKVKMTQAFHGSGLMTDGNEIVYMGMPAGLLLFIEGKTIYHAGDTGLFSDMKLIGERHPIDLAFLPIGDNFTMGPEDAAEAARFLKPKKVVPIHYNTFPPIKQDPHQFVEMLDGSEGQVMSAGDTIEY
- a CDS encoding CBS domain-containing protein; the encoded protein is MATKHEQILDYIDSLPVGEKISVRQIAKALSVSEGTAYRAIKDAEIKGYVSTIERVGTIRIEQKKKENIEKLTYAEVVNIIDGQVLGGRTGLHKMLNKFVIGAMKLEAMMRYTEAGNLLIVGNRTKAHEHALRAGAAVLITGGFDTEDEVKKLADELELPIISTSYDTFTVAAMINRAIYDQLIKKEIVLVEDILTKVDNTAYLHVNDTLEDWYEKNQYTFHSRFPVVDQNLKVHGMVTSKDVMGQEKHIGIDKIMTKQPITVSAKTSVASAAHMMIWEGIEVLPVVNEQNKLQGIISRQDVLKALQMIQRQPQVGETIDDLISNGVEAGEKKGDREIYHFAVTPQMTTGLGTMSYGVFTTLMTEAANRVLKPYKKGDLVVENMTIYFIKPVQMESMLEIHPKVLDVGRKFGKVDVEVYSDGVLVGKSLMICQLIDRH
- a CDS encoding YtpI family protein, which translates into the protein MYFLAFFITLAFTFYIFYKVKQVRSNRPMEKKWLSAKASMALGLFVALFGVNQLVLFPGTVTYIVGALFILIGLASGWTGYKYYKHVLPYAEREAKEMDGN